One genomic segment of Spiroplasma endosymbiont of Poecilobothrus nobilitatus includes these proteins:
- a CDS encoding F0F1 ATP synthase subunit delta: MLISEKFIDNYAAALMALALETKKIDHFLEVSNIIVDLFKQEPDYIKLMVNADITKEERKNILAKPFQKVIDPLILNALFLLIDREAFCYVRRIFKSLRKLINISYDVQYGNIYSTQPLTRKQITTIKTKLSKKFGYHIELINKIDSSLLGGVRIKIKHEIIDSSIAGQLETMRQKAIHNK; this comes from the coding sequence TGCTTTAATGGCATTGGCGCTTGAAACAAAAAAAATTGATCATTTTTTAGAAGTTAGCAATATAATCGTAGATTTATTTAAACAAGAACCAGATTATATTAAGTTAATGGTGAATGCTGACATTACAAAAGAAGAACGAAAGAACATTTTAGCAAAACCATTTCAAAAAGTTATTGATCCGTTAATTTTAAATGCCCTTTTTTTATTAATTGATCGCGAAGCTTTTTGTTATGTTAGAAGAATTTTTAAAAGTTTAAGAAAATTAATAAATATTAGTTATGATGTTCAATATGGAAATATTTATTCAACCCAACCATTAACAAGAAAACAAATTACAACAATTAAAACAAAATTAAGTAAAAAATTTGGCTATCATATTGAGTTAATTAACAAAATTGATTCATCTTTATTAGGCGGAGTTCGGATTAAAATTAAGCACGAAATTATTGATAGTTCAATTGCGGGACAATTAGAAACAATGCGACAAAAAGCAATACATAATAAATAG